Proteins from a genomic interval of Flavobacteriales bacterium TMED191:
- a CDS encoding gliding motility-associated C-terminal domain-containing protein has protein sequence PQNLTITNIDNNSIYALITNVCGGENVIDIIADFNCIETIEVELYQPELFELEIAYNDVTCPEGQDGSIEIIFNGGTGEPSFNWTLNNTTYATTGNISSLSSGEYYLNITDQNECIFDAIVDIEEPPLFDISWEINSPACSSENGTVNFNVVGGHMGNYQFSYQNQIYEFTQTESIDLPSGEHIFTFIDSEGCESNDIVINMNPVSEDCLLIPSLFTPNGDGLNDIWEIGGIENYPNAIIHIYNRWGQVIFKSTSNYKGNEWDGTYNETPLPFAVYYYTIDPINENGKTYNGGVTIKY, from the coding sequence TACCTCAAAACCTTACAATAACTAATATAGATAATAATTCAATTTACGCTTTAATTACAAATGTGTGCGGAGGTGAAAATGTAATTGATATCATTGCAGATTTTAACTGTATAGAAACAATAGAAGTTGAATTGTATCAACCAGAACTATTTGAATTAGAAATTGCATATAATGATGTAACTTGTCCTGAAGGCCAAGACGGCTCTATTGAAATCATTTTTAATGGAGGAACTGGAGAACCATCTTTTAATTGGACACTAAATAACACAACATATGCAACTACTGGAAATATTTCATCATTAAGTAGTGGAGAATACTACCTAAATATTACTGACCAAAATGAATGTATTTTTGATGCCATTGTTGACATTGAAGAACCACCACTATTTGATATTTCATGGGAAATTAATTCACCTGCATGTTCAAGCGAAAATGGTACAGTTAACTTTAATGTAGTAGGTGGACATATGGGCAATTATCAATTTTCATATCAAAATCAAATTTATGAATTCACCCAAACAGAATCTATAGATTTACCAAGCGGTGAACATATATTTACCTTTATTGATTCGGAAGGATGTGAATCCAATGATATAGTTATTAATATGAATCCGGTCTCTGAAGACTGTTTATTAATACCAAGTTTATTTACTCCTAATGGTGATGGTTTAAATGACATATGGGAAATTGGTGGAATTGAAAATTACCCTAATGCAATTATACATATTTATAATCGGTGGGGTCAGGTTATATTTAAATCAACTAGTAATTACAAGGGAAATGAGTGGGACGGCACCTATAATGAAACTCCCCTACCCTTTGCAGTTTATTATTACACTATAGATCCTATTAATGAAAATGGTAAAACATATAATGGAGGGGTTACAATCAAATATTAA
- a CDS encoding type IX secretion system membrane protein PorP/SprF encodes MKKYIPILAIIICLSSQTITKGQTLPIYSQYMFNEYLINAAYGGTYAFTPIIMNHRNQWTGFGDVAPKTSSLSAHTAIGQKSSLGGLMIYDQTGPITNTQVQMSYGYHVLMNKESNLILSMALSGTLNMMQFIYQEGMTYSELTSGIIDNSNQNNESSSAADMNFDLVLLHEYFDFGLSIRNLLAAEPTSNTYQNEILRTKYILLHGTFLGVNSTEKSIGIIPSFVLRKMGIFQYNSLFEIDLNVKIIYRNKIWSGLSYRTHENTISTSLGINTAKAFFGYTYDIGTSTNLSGYHNGSHNIAIGFKIFGQNKRSVRQQNPLQLNINSNWERVRLSDMRNKSGK; translated from the coding sequence ATGAAAAAATATATTCCAATATTAGCAATTATTATCTGTCTAAGTTCTCAGACAATAACCAAAGGACAAACACTGCCTATATATAGTCAATATATGTTTAATGAGTATTTAATTAATGCTGCTTACGGAGGGACATATGCCTTTACTCCAATTATTATGAATCACCGAAATCAATGGACTGGATTTGGTGATGTCGCACCTAAAACATCATCTTTATCTGCGCATACAGCAATAGGACAAAAAAGTTCATTAGGAGGACTTATGATTTATGATCAAACTGGACCAATTACTAATACACAAGTACAAATGAGCTATGGATATCATGTGCTAATGAATAAAGAAAGTAATCTAATATTATCTATGGCCTTAAGTGGCACATTAAATATGATGCAATTTATTTATCAAGAAGGCATGACATATTCAGAATTAACTAGCGGAATAATAGATAATTCTAATCAAAATAATGAGTCTTCTAGTGCTGCTGATATGAATTTTGATTTAGTATTACTTCATGAGTACTTTGATTTTGGACTAAGTATTCGAAACCTATTAGCAGCAGAGCCAACAAGCAATACTTATCAAAATGAAATTTTACGAACAAAATATATCTTACTTCATGGTACATTTTTAGGAGTTAATAGTACAGAAAAATCCATAGGAATTATTCCCTCATTTGTCTTAAGAAAAATGGGTATTTTTCAATATAATTCACTATTTGAGATTGACTTAAATGTGAAAATAATTTATAGAAATAAGATTTGGAGCGGATTATCATACAGAACTCATGAAAATACTATAAGCACATCCTTAGGAATCAATACTGCAAAAGCATTTTTTGGATATACTTATGATATTGGTACGTCGACAAATTTAAGTGGATATCATAATGGAAGTCATAATATTGCAATAGGATTTAAAATATTTGGACAAAATAAAAGATCTGTCAGACAACAAAATCCTTTGCAATTAAATATAAATAGTAATTGGGAGCGTGTCAGACTTTCCGACATGAGAAATAAATCAGGAAAATAA
- a CDS encoding ADP-forming succinate--CoA ligase subunit beta yields the protein MNLHEYQGKEILSKHSVRVQRGYLAHTVEESISSAKKIYNLTNTPCFIIKAQIHAGGRGKGGGIKLAKNMQEVEQYANDILGMNLITPQTSKQGKIVNKVLICEDVYSPGENEIEELYISVLLNRSTSQNMIMYSTEGGMEIEKVAEDHPDKIFTEQVNPEKGLTLEQCKKIATNLNMRDTAFDNMCVFLENLYTAYVESDSSLFEINPVIKASDNQIIAVDAKVTIDENALFRHKDIATYRDEMEEDPAELKASSLGLSYVKLDGNVGCVVNGAGLAMATMDIIKLSGGNPANFLDVGGTADAKRVESAFRIILEDKNVDAILVNIFGGIVRCDRVAQGVVDAXNNIGSIKVPIIVRLQGTNSIEAKXIIDSSGLKFISAISLQSAADAVKSVIXX from the coding sequence ATGAATTTACATGAATATCAAGGAAAAGAAATTTTATCTAAACATTCTGTTAGAGTTCAACGGGGTTATTTAGCGCATACTGTTGAGGAATCTATTTCAAGTGCAAAGAAAATTTACAATCTAACAAATACACCTTGTTTTATAATTAAAGCCCAAATCCACGCTGGAGGTAGAGGCAAGGGGGGTGGTATTAAATTAGCTAAAAATATGCAAGAAGTAGAACAATATGCAAATGATATTCTTGGTATGAATTTAATCACGCCTCAAACATCAAAACAGGGTAAAATTGTTAATAAGGTTTTAATTTGTGAAGATGTTTATAGCCCTGGTGAAAATGAAATTGAGGAACTATATATATCAGTACTATTGAATCGAAGTACGAGTCAAAATATGATTATGTATTCCACTGAGGGAGGAATGGAGATTGAAAAAGTTGCTGAAGACCATCCAGACAAAATATTTACAGAACAGGTTAATCCTGAAAAGGGTTTAACTTTAGAACAATGTAAAAAAATAGCAACTAATTTGAATATGAGAGATACTGCCTTTGATAATATGTGTGTGTTTCTTGAAAATTTATATACTGCATATGTTGAATCAGATTCTTCTCTTTTCGAGATAAATCCAGTGATTAAAGCTTCGGATAATCAAATTATAGCTGTTGATGCAAAAGTAACTATTGATGAAAATGCTCTCTTTAGACATAAAGATATTGCAACTTATAGAGACGAAATGGAAGAAGATCCTGCAGAACTAAAAGCTAGTTCTCTTGGTTTAAGCTATGTTAAATTAGACGGTAATGTTGGGTGTGTTGTTAATGGAGCGGGTTTAGCTATGGCTACTATGGATATAATTAAATTATCTGGAGGCAACCCTGCAAACTTTTTGGATGTAGGTGGGACTGCAGATGCTAAAAGAGTAGAGTCAGCCTTTAGAATTATTTTAGAAGATAAAAATGTAGATGCTATTTTAGTTAATATTTTTGGCGGTATTGTTCGATGCGACCGAGTAGCTCAGGGAGTAGTTGATGCATANAATAACATAGGNTCAATTAAGGTTCCAATTATTGTTAGGCTACAAGGCACAAACTCAATAGAAGCAAAGGANATTATAGATAGTAGTGGTTTAAAATTTATTTCAGCTATTTCATTACAATCTGCAGCTGATGCAGTGAAATCTGTAATTANNANTTAG